The nucleotide window GAGTTGAACGGCATGCCGATCATCTTGCCGTCACTGTCGGCATAGAAGTAGCGAACGCCATCGATATAGTCTTCGATGCTGAAGTTGGCACCGGCGTTTTCCAGGATGTCCTGGGCCGGAATAACGGCACCCTTGGCTCCGATGATGGTCGCTGCGCCAGCATCGAACACCTGCAGAATGTTCGGCTGTTCACCGGCACGGAAAGCCGCGATGCCGGCTGTCAGGGTCTCTTCATAAGTGCCCTTGAAGACCGGTGTGATTTTACAAGCGTCCTGAGAGGCGTTGTAGCCGTTCGAAATGTCGACAACAACTTCGCCCAGACGTCCACCCATGGCGTGCCACCAGGCAATGTCGGTTGCCGCATATGAAGCGGAGGATGTGCCCAACAGGGCAGCCGCAGCGACAAAGCTGGCGACTGTTTTACGATAAGCCATGTTTATTTGCTCCCATCTCGAAGGGCATTTTTCGCCCCGGTCAGCAGTTGGTTTTCACGATACTGAAATGGCTTCATCAGCATCTGAAAGGATAACGCCTGCGTTTCGTATTGTTTTCATATGAACGTTGTATGACGCTCATATGAACATTAAAAGACGCCCAGACCGCGTCCGCAAGTGGCAACAGATGAAAACTTGCATATTTTGTTCAATCGCCGAGAGGCCGGCTATTTTTTTCTTCATATCGAAGACCCCGCAAGACAATGGTTTTCCCGCGGAGTCGCGCGCTTTTTTTCAGCGCGAACCCTTCATTGATGCCATCATTTTCAAGAGGTTTAGCCGGATCGTTTGAACGGGCTTTGGTGAAGCTGATTTCGTAAATATTTCTATTAATTCAGAAATTTGGGCGAATGCGCGATTCCCCTGAGGCATTCAACACCTGTCAGGCAGCTCACTGGTCGTAAGCCTTTTTGAGCCCTCAGGCGTCCTGACCGAAGATCCGTTTCTTGGTGCTGGAGGATGAATGCAACAGCTTGTTGTAGATATAATGCTTGCTTCGTTTTTCCAAAAACCGAAACGCGTATTCAACGCGGCCTTTCAGGCTTCTGCTGACTTGCGGACCCGAGGTCAGGTACCTGCGGATGCGTCCCTCATCACAGAGCCGATCCACCCATAGCTTTTCCGCATCCCAGTCATGAGTGTGCTGTTTGCCCTGATGGGTAAACCCGAACAGATGGATCTCCACTTCGGGCATGACATCCAGAATTTCCGCGATGATGGACGCCCCGGTCGTCGGGTTGCTTCGTTCAAACGGATCAAATTCCTTGAGGTGACCACGTGCTTTGGTTATCGGGCCGAAGCCCAGATGGGACTGTTTGCACTCCTTGGTGAAGAGCCAGTCGACGTCCCCATTTTCCCGGATATCATTCACCCAGACTTCAGGCGCACGATGCAATGCGACAGGATTTATCCGCTTGCTCATATAGACGCGCGCGCGGTTGAGCAGCAATGCATCGACCCGTTCGCCTGCCGCGCCGCAAGCCGGAGCGCTGTTGAACCGCAGTACAAAATCGGCCTTGTCGATCATATCTGCGTCGGCCTTCGAAACAGGCCCGTTTCCGACGATGGAAATCGTTTTGATCCCGCGCTTCTTCAAGTCGCTTATTGGCATGAAATCTTCCTGAATGCTGCACCGGGCCGTATAGCAATCCGATTCTCAACCGGCAACGGCTGTTTGCGGTCCGGCCCGAGTGGCCATGGCACGGACACATGGCCAGAACACACTGCATCACGGCCTTTTCGACAACACGGTTCCGCAAACGAATGGCATCCGCTAAGCTGAATTCATTGTTCGTTGACCTGGCACAGCATGACCTTGCCCTTCTCTTCTGTCTTTCCGTTGAAAAAAGCGCGCGCGCATGAAATCTGCGGCGACAGCGCCTTGGTTTTTGCCGCAGCAAGTGCCGGACTTTCGACAGGCACTGTTGTCTGGATTTCCGAAAACTGGCGTCCGACGATCAACCCGGAAGGCCTGTCTCCTTTCTGTGACCCGGGCAAACTGCTTCTGACCCGTGCCGACAGCCAGCTGAATGTTCTGGCCAGCGCCGAAACGGCACTACGGTCCGGTGCTGCCGGGCTTGTCGTGGCAGAACTTTCCAGCACCATCGGGCTGACGGAAGGGCGCAGACTGCAGCTGGCGGCGGAAGCCGGAAGAACGACCGCACTGCTTATCATTCCGGATGGCGCGGGAAGCAATGCGGCAGAAACCCGCTGGCGCTGCACCGGCGTCCCGGCCGGACAACCGGCGCCGCCCGGACAGCCTGGCCCCGCCTATGGCACCCCTCGTCAAAAGGACCATGACTCGACTCATTGGCGCTGGTCGCTTATAAAGAACAAAATAGGAACATTGTCAGAATGGATTGTCCGTTGGGATGCAGCGACGCATCGTATCATTGTGGTTTCCGAGGCTGGCAGCTGAGCGCTCCTTGCGCGCTCAGCCTGTCGATGCGCCTTTTGCTCTGACCCTGTTCGATCGAAATTCAGAACGCATTTACGACCTGTGTCCCCGTGCCGAAGCTGCGGGTCTCAACCGCGGCATGACGCTTGTTCATGCGCGCAGCTTCTGTCCCGGACTTCTGACCCGTCCGGCTGATCCTGTGACCGATCAGCGTTTCCTCCGCCTGCTGGCCCGGTGGGCGGTGCGTTACTGCCCCTGGGTCGGTCTTGACGGTCGGGACGGACTTTTTCTCGACATAACCGGATCGGCGCATTTGCTTGGCGGAGAGGCTCCGCTTCTGGACGACATAAAAAGCCGCCTGATCCGCGCCGGCCTGACCGCAAGGCTTGGCCTAGCTGGCACACCGGGCACAGCGTGGGCCATGTCCCACTTTGCCGAAGGCATTGCTGACGATGGTGAGAACCTTGCCCGTATCGGCCCACTGCCACTCTCTGCCCTGCGCCTGCCCGATCAGACCTGCACCAGCCTTGAGCGCCTCGGCATAGCAACCGTGTCGGAGCTCTATAATCTGCCACGGGCAACCGTTGCCAGACGTTACGATCCGGAGGTTCTGCGCCGCCTTGACCAGGCGCTCGGCGATATCCCGGAACAGATCTCACCCCTGAAGGACGAGATCAGCTTTGCCGTACGCATCACCCTGCCTGACCCGATCGGGCTTCTGGATGATGTCATGGCAGCGGCCCGGCGATTGATCGATCATCTGTGTGCCCGCTTGGACATTGCCCAGAAGGGCGCGCGCATGCTCAAGATCACCTTCCGCAGAGTGGATCAGGAGAACCAGTCGGTAGAACTGAAGCTTGCCCGGCCGATGCGGGATGGCGACCGCATACTTGCACTTTTCGAGCGGGGCGTCAGCGCCGTCGATGCGGGATACGGCATCGACATGATCCGGTTGGAAGCGGTGGAGGTCGAAGAGCTCGGCATGCGCCAGCTGGACCGGGCCGAAGGCCGGGAAAAGGACAGTCTGGCGGATCTCATCACCCAGCTCGGCAACAGGGTTGGCCTGGAGAATATCCAGCGGTTTCACCCCGTCGACAGTCATATTCCCGAACGCAGCTTCAAACTGGTCCCGGCAGCCTATTCCAGCCCGGCGCCTGCCTGGCCTGCCCAACGTCCACGCCCCTTGCGTCTGTTTCCCCCAGAACCGATTTCAGGGGTCGGGTTCGAGCCGCCGCGCCGCTTCCGCTGGCGGGGCCGGTCCCTGAGCACCGCAGAGGCTGAGGGGCCGGAACGGATCACACCGGCGTGGTGGGAAAACGATCAGGACTGGGCGCATGGCCTGCGCGACTACTGGCGCGTGGCCACTTTCCAGGGCCAGCGCCTGTGGTTGTTCCACACGCCGCAACACCCGGCCTGGTTCGTGCAAGGGGAGTTCGGCTGATGACCGCACCGATCCTTGCCGACGCCGTCTTTCCCGAACCGGCCCGCTATGCGGAGCTGTGCGTCACATCCAATTTTTCCTTTTTGCGCGGAGCTTCCCACCCGGAGGAACTGGTAACGCGCGCCGCAGCCCTGGGGCTGGACGCAATTGCCATTACCGACCGCAATTCACTGGCAGGCGTGGTGCGTGCCTTTTCCGCACTCAAGGAGATCCGGCGGACAGCGGAGGAAGGTATCCAGATCCGGTCCCATTCGCAGATCGATTCCTCCTCCCGGCAGGAGACCAACACCACACCACCGCTCGCCGTCGCACTTGCCAAAAGGCTGCCACGGCTGATTGTCGGAGCACGGCTGGTGCTGCAGGACAGCCCTGTGGAATGGGTGGCCCTGCCAACGGACCGCACTGCCTATGAACGGCTCAGCCAGCTTCTGACACTTGGCAAGCGCCGAGCCGAAAAGGGTGACTGCCACCTGAACCATGCCGACCTTCTGGCGGCCGTGGCCGGCCTGATCCTGATTGCCCTGCCCCGGCCTTCCATGACGGCATGTGCCTCACAGGCCGATATTTGCAAGACGGCACGTGCGCATATCCGCGCGCTGCGCCAGGAAGCGCCCGGCCATATTTTTCTGGGAGCGGCGCCGCGCTATGACGGCACCGACCAGGCCTGGTTCCGCACCTGTGCCCAGGCGGCCCATTCACTGGCAGCACCCATGATCGCCGTCGGTGACGTGCTGATGCATCACGCCGGGCGGCGACGGCTGGCCGATGTCCTGACATGCCTGCGGGAAGGCTGCACCATCGATCAGATCGGAACAAAGGCTCTGCCCAATGGCGAACGGCGGCTGAAGGCGCCCGAAGATATGGCTCGGCTTTACCGTCACCATCCGGCGGCGTTGCGCCGAACCCTTGAAATCGCCACACGCTGCAGCTTTGACCTTGCCGAACTTTCCTACGAGTACCCGGATGAGATCGCGGATGGCGAAAGTCCGCAGGAACGGCTGGAACGGCTCACTTACAAGGGCCTTCAAAACCGCTATCCGGCCGGCGTACCCGAGCACGCCAGGGCACTTGCGGAAAAGGAACTGAAGCTGATCCGGAAGCTTGATTTCCCTGCCTATTTCCTGACCGTTCACGACATCATCCAGTTTGCCCGCAGCCGTCATATCCTTTGCCAGGGACGCGGTTCGGCCGCCAATTCGATCATCTGTTATGCGCTTGGCATTACCGATGTGGGACCGGAGACAATCACCATGGTCTCCGAACGGTTCATTTCCGAACACCGCGGCGAGCCGCCGGATATCGACGTCGATTTCGAGCATGAACGCCGGGAAGAGGTGATCCAGTATGTTTATGAAAAATACGGTCGTCACCGTGCCGGGCTCTGCGCCACGGTGATCCATTTCCGGACCCGCGCCGCGATCCGCGAGGTGGGCAAGGTCATGGGGTTGAACGCGGATGTCACAGCCGCCCTTTCCGGCCAGATCTGGGGCAGCTCCAATTCCGGGCCGGAAGAAACGCGGATGAAGGAGATCGGTCTTGATCTGAGCAATCCGCGCATTTGCCAGACGATCGAGCTGATCAAGGAGATCATCGGTTTTCCGCGTCACCTCAGCCAGCATGTCGGCGGCTTTGTGATCACGCAGGGACGCCTAGACGCGCTTTGCCCGATCGAGAATGCCGCCATGGAAAACCGGACCGTCATTGAATGGGACAAGGACGATATCGACGCCCTCGGCATCCTGAAGGTAGACATGCTCAGTCTCGGCATGCTGACCTGCATTCGCAAATGTTTCGAGCTGCTCGACACGCACCACGGACGGCAGTTGACCCTCGGCTCGGTGCCGCAAGGCGATACGACAACCTATGACATGCTGTGCAAGGCCGATGCGATCGGCGTTTTCCAGGTGGAAAGCCGGGCGCAGATGAACTTTTTGCCGCGCATGCGTCCCCGTGAATTCTACGATCTTGTCATTGAAGTTGCGATTGTCCGGCCTGGCCCGATCCAGGGTGGCATGGTGCATCCCTATATCAACCGGCGTCAGGGCAAGGAAAAGATCAGCTTCCCCTCCAAAGCGCTGGAAGAGGTTCTGGGCAAGACGCTCGGCGTGCCGCTTTTTCAGGAACAGGCGATGCAGATCGCCGTGGTTGCCGCCGGCTTCACACCGTCGGAAGCCGACAAGCTGCGCCGGTCCATGGCCACGTTCCGGCGTATGGGCACAATCGGCCAGCTGAAGGACAAGTTCATTTCCGGCATGCTGGAACGTGGCTATGAGCTGGAGTTTGCCCAGAACTGTTTCAGCCAGATCGAGGGGTTCGGCGAATACGGCTTTCCGGAAAGCCACGCAGCCGCCTTTGCCATGCTCGCTTATGTCTCGGCCTATCTGAAATGTCATTTCCCGGCTGAATTCGCCTGCGCATTGCTCAACTCCCAGCCGATGGGTTTTTATGCCCCGGCACAGATCGTGCGCGATGCCCGCGAGCACCAGGTGGAGGTGCGCCCCATTTGCGTCAACACCAGCGCCTGGGACAACACGCTGGAGCGGCGTAGCGATGGTGCGCTCGCCCTGAGACTGGGCTTCCGTCAGATCAAGGGACTTCGCGAAGAGGACGCCGACTGGATCGTTGCCGCGCGCGGCAACGGCTATCCGGACACCGAAACCCTGTGGCTTCGAACCGGCGTGCCGCCCGCGACGCTGGAGCGTCTGGCCGAGGCCGACGCCTTTTCCGGCATGGGCCTCAGCCGTCGGGCCGCACTCTGGCAGGTAAAGACAATCCGCAGCCCCAAACCACTGCCCCTCTTCAACGACCCGATCGACGGCGAGGCGATCTTCGAACCGGATGTGCTGCTGCCGGCCATGCATCTGGGCCAAGAGGTGGTGGAGGATTATCTGTCGACCCGTCTGACACTGCGCGCTCATCCGATGGAGTTGCTGCGCCCGCATATTCCACGCCTGACCCCGCATGACCGGTTGCCCGTGCTCTCCCCCCGCGAGGCGCGTCATGTTTCGGTCTGCGGCCTCGTCATCACCCGCCAGCGCCCAGGCACGGCTTCAGGTGTGATCTTCTTGACGCTGGAGGACGAAACGGGTGTTTCCAACGTGGTCGTCTGGCCGAAAATGTATGAAAAATATCGCGCCGCCGTCATCGGCGGGCGGCTCTTGAAAGTAACTGGCCGTCTGGAGCGCGAAGGCATTGTCGTCCATCTGATCGCTGATCATATCGAAGACCGCTCCCGTGATCTCGCTCTTCTCGGCCATCCCAGTGACAATGCGCTGGGGCAAACGACACCCAAAACCGACGACGTGCCTGCGCACCTCAAATCAGACGCACCAAAACCAAGAGCCATGCACCCGCGCGACCAGGCCAAACGCCTGTTTCCGAGCCGGGATTTTCACTAAGACACGCTTGCAAAGACCCACCATCCAAGCCTGTACCAACGCACTCTTCAGGCTTGATTGACAGTTGAAACTGGCATTTATTATACACTGTATAAAAATGGAGAGTTGAATGCCAACCGGACACACAATGATGGCCATGAGCCTGGATGGTTTCGTCGCGCGAAAAGACCACACGCTCGACTGGTTGATGAAGCTCGACACTGAAGGTGAAGAGCACGGATTTGCCGAATTTCAAGAGGGCATCGATGTCATCGTCATGGGTACAGGCTCGTTCAGAACGGTTCTGAGCTTCGGTGAATGGCCCTATCAAAAACCGGTGGTGGTTCTGAGCAGAACCATGCGCGAAGAGGACATTCCCGACCACATAAAGGGCAAGGTTGAATTCAGCCAATTGTCACCTGACGAACTGATGTCTCATCTGGGTGAGCGTGGCATATCGCGGGTCTATGTCGACGGAGGCGCAATCATCCATTCATTCCTGCGTGCCGGCCACATCGCCGATATGAGAGTTGCGGTAGCACCCGTACTCATTGGCGACGGCATTCGCATGTTTGGAGACCTAACCAAGGACATTGATCTGTTTCTTGAAGAGGTGAGCCAGTTCCAGTCCGGCCTGGTCCAAATGCGGTACAGGGTGATCTGACAATGGTCCGGAAAAAGACCCCGGGTCGCCCGTCAAAAGGGGCTGCTGCGTTGTCCAGAAAACATATCATTGCCGTTGCAGCGCCGCTCCTGCAGCAAAAAGGTCTCGAAGCTGTGTCATTTCGGCGTTTGGCGGAAAACCTCGGCGTGAGTGCGATGGCAATCAAATACCATATGGGCAGCCAGCGGGAGCTGCTGTTCGCATTGGTAGAGCACAGTTTCAGGGACACGTTGGGCACGATCAAAGGAAAAAGTCCTGCCGAGCGTCTCCGCCATGTGCTTTCCATGTACTGTACCCGTGCCCTGGAACACCCGAATGCAGTCCGTTGCATCCTGAACGACGCTTCGCTCATGAGTCAGGAAATCGTTGAGATTACTGAAGAAATAAGAAAATGCACTCAACTCTTGAACGATGGCGACCCGAAGGACGTCATGCTCAACCTGCTGGTAGATTACACGCACGGTTTCGTCTTTTCAGCGGTCGCAACTGGCTCCGACACTTGCCTCACGCAGGAAGACTACCTGCGCAGCATCGACTGGACGCTATCACTGTGCCGGGACCGGAAGATTTCGACACCATCTTCAAGCCGGCACTACTGAGTTGAAATGCGATGATAGATCAAAGGGCGATCGTCATCGGTGGCACCGAAGCGGACGATGCCCGTCTGTTCATCGCGAACCAGGAACCTGTCCCTGATGTCGAAGAGCTCACCGCCTTCGCAAACTGCGCGTGAATTGAAACGGTGAAGCTTGCCCTCGTCGGTCAGACGACCTTCTGCCACAATCCAGCCTTTTCCGTTTTCGCAAAGAGAGAACACCGAAGGAACCACACGGATATCAAACTCGCCCGGCTCCTTGATAGCAATCGACAAATAGTCAATGGAGCCATCGAGAGCATCAAGTCCCTTGTAGAGCCCCACCCAATCCGCATCGTCCGCTAAAGCGGAACCGGTCAGAACAGTCAGCCCTAGAAAGGCGGAGGTGAGCAATCGATTGAACATGTTTCAATCCCTTCGTGCGTCTCAATTGCGATCACGATAGTCGGTGACCACGAAGAAAATCACGGATTGCAACAATCCGTCAAAACATCCGCTAAGGCCTTGAAGAACAGGTGCCAGGCCTTTCCGTCTGCGAGCGATACATCGCATGCAAAAAAGTATTGCTATCTGCTGGCATTTCATTGGCGTGTGACTTATGAGTGAGCAAATGCTCATTATTGTCTTGAAAGGCTCGTCATGCGCGCTTCATCCATCCTGCTTTCCATAGCGCTTCTCTTCAACTTGGCTTATCCGGCTGCCGCGCAGCTGACTGAAGCGCAAATCCGCAACGGTTTCAAAGACCACGCGGC belongs to Roseibium porphyridii and includes:
- a CDS encoding DNA polymerase Y family protein gives rise to the protein MRAQPVDAPFALTLFDRNSERIYDLCPRAEAAGLNRGMTLVHARSFCPGLLTRPADPVTDQRFLRLLARWAVRYCPWVGLDGRDGLFLDITGSAHLLGGEAPLLDDIKSRLIRAGLTARLGLAGTPGTAWAMSHFAEGIADDGENLARIGPLPLSALRLPDQTCTSLERLGIATVSELYNLPRATVARRYDPEVLRRLDQALGDIPEQISPLKDEISFAVRITLPDPIGLLDDVMAAARRLIDHLCARLDIAQKGARMLKITFRRVDQENQSVELKLARPMRDGDRILALFERGVSAVDAGYGIDMIRLEAVEVEELGMRQLDRAEGREKDSLADLITQLGNRVGLENIQRFHPVDSHIPERSFKLVPAAYSSPAPAWPAQRPRPLRLFPPEPISGVGFEPPRRFRWRGRSLSTAEAEGPERITPAWWENDQDWAHGLRDYWRVATFQGQRLWLFHTPQHPAWFVQGEFG
- a CDS encoding ImuA family protein, which codes for MTLPFSSVFPLKKARAHEICGDSALVFAAASAGLSTGTVVWISENWRPTINPEGLSPFCDPGKLLLTRADSQLNVLASAETALRSGAAGLVVAELSSTIGLTEGRRLQLAAEAGRTTALLIIPDGAGSNAAETRWRCTGVPAGQPAPPGQPGPAYGTPRQKDHDSTHWRWSLIKNKIGTLSEWIVRWDAATHRIIVVSEAGS
- a CDS encoding TetR/AcrR family transcriptional regulator, producing the protein MVRKKTPGRPSKGAAALSRKHIIAVAAPLLQQKGLEAVSFRRLAENLGVSAMAIKYHMGSQRELLFALVEHSFRDTLGTIKGKSPAERLRHVLSMYCTRALEHPNAVRCILNDASLMSQEIVEITEEIRKCTQLLNDGDPKDVMLNLLVDYTHGFVFSAVATGSDTCLTQEDYLRSIDWTLSLCRDRKISTPSSSRHY
- a CDS encoding error-prone DNA polymerase, which produces MTAPILADAVFPEPARYAELCVTSNFSFLRGASHPEELVTRAAALGLDAIAITDRNSLAGVVRAFSALKEIRRTAEEGIQIRSHSQIDSSSRQETNTTPPLAVALAKRLPRLIVGARLVLQDSPVEWVALPTDRTAYERLSQLLTLGKRRAEKGDCHLNHADLLAAVAGLILIALPRPSMTACASQADICKTARAHIRALRQEAPGHIFLGAAPRYDGTDQAWFRTCAQAAHSLAAPMIAVGDVLMHHAGRRRLADVLTCLREGCTIDQIGTKALPNGERRLKAPEDMARLYRHHPAALRRTLEIATRCSFDLAELSYEYPDEIADGESPQERLERLTYKGLQNRYPAGVPEHARALAEKELKLIRKLDFPAYFLTVHDIIQFARSRHILCQGRGSAANSIICYALGITDVGPETITMVSERFISEHRGEPPDIDVDFEHERREEVIQYVYEKYGRHRAGLCATVIHFRTRAAIREVGKVMGLNADVTAALSGQIWGSSNSGPEETRMKEIGLDLSNPRICQTIELIKEIIGFPRHLSQHVGGFVITQGRLDALCPIENAAMENRTVIEWDKDDIDALGILKVDMLSLGMLTCIRKCFELLDTHHGRQLTLGSVPQGDTTTYDMLCKADAIGVFQVESRAQMNFLPRMRPREFYDLVIEVAIVRPGPIQGGMVHPYINRRQGKEKISFPSKALEEVLGKTLGVPLFQEQAMQIAVVAAGFTPSEADKLRRSMATFRRMGTIGQLKDKFISGMLERGYELEFAQNCFSQIEGFGEYGFPESHAAAFAMLAYVSAYLKCHFPAEFACALLNSQPMGFYAPAQIVRDAREHQVEVRPICVNTSAWDNTLERRSDGALALRLGFRQIKGLREEDADWIVAARGNGYPDTETLWLRTGVPPATLERLAEADAFSGMGLSRRAALWQVKTIRSPKPLPLFNDPIDGEAIFEPDVLLPAMHLGQEVVEDYLSTRLTLRAHPMELLRPHIPRLTPHDRLPVLSPREARHVSVCGLVITRQRPGTASGVIFLTLEDETGVSNVVVWPKMYEKYRAAVIGGRLLKVTGRLEREGIVVHLIADHIEDRSRDLALLGHPSDNALGQTTPKTDDVPAHLKSDAPKPRAMHPRDQAKRLFPSRDFH
- a CDS encoding dihydrofolate reductase family protein: MPTGHTMMAMSLDGFVARKDHTLDWLMKLDTEGEEHGFAEFQEGIDVIVMGTGSFRTVLSFGEWPYQKPVVVLSRTMREEDIPDHIKGKVEFSQLSPDELMSHLGERGISRVYVDGGAIIHSFLRAGHIADMRVAVAPVLIGDGIRMFGDLTKDIDLFLEEVSQFQSGLVQMRYRVI